Below is a genomic region from Flavobacterium ginsengisoli.
AGCGAAGTCGTATCAATCTCGGCAACAAAACCAATTTCTGCATTCGGATTTATGGCTACAGGTCCAGAATACGAACTCACATAAGCTTTGTCTTTGTAAAAAGCTACATAACGGCAATTTGGAATATCTATTTTTTTGATGCGTTTTGCCGTCCATTTTTCTAAAACTTCAACTTTGTTAGAACAATTGATGACCGCATAAACCTTATTTCCATAGATTTTAATATCGTTTCCAACATCTCCCAATTCTTTTACAACTGACGGATTTCGTTCTGAATAAACATCTGTAGTATAGTTTCCTGTTCTGTAATTAAAGACATCCAAACTCGCTCGGTTCATTCCCATATTACCTTCGTTTAGAAGATAAAAGCCTTCAATGTTTCCATCACTTCTTGGTACAGCAACGCTAACATCTGAAGAAAGAAATATCGTTTCGTCTTCTCGACAGGAAATCAAAGAAACGGCGATGCTTAAACTGAATACTATTTTTAAAATGCTCTTTTTCATAACTCAAAACTGATTATAAATTTGAATGTTCTTCCTGGCATTGGGTAATTGTAAATCACTTCATATTGCTGATTGAATGCATTATTCATTTCAATTGCTCCATTCAATTTGTAATTTCTAAATGCGAAAGATTTCTGAACGGCCAAATCGTGCGTGTACCAAGGCTGAACTTCATTTACTTTAATATTATTGACATTTCCGTTATAGCGTTTTCCGACATAAATAAAGCTATAGTTGAAGTTCCAAGATTTATAGCCCGCATTCAAAATTCCAGATCCGCTGTGCCAAGGCGTGTACGGAATCTGGTCGCCATAAGAGGACATTTCTAAACCAACAAACTTTGTAAAATCCTGGCTTTGAGAATACGTATAAGTCAGGTTTGCGGTGAGATTTACTTTATCAATATGAGTCGACATATTTAAGACCGTTTCGATTCCTTTTCCTTTAACTTGCCCAATATTGGTCATCATCCAACGAAATAAATTTCCTGTTGGAGCCGCAATAATTTTATCTTTTGTATTGGTGTAATAAGCATCTGCCTGAAAAGAAAATGTATCGAAAAAGCCTTCCCTAACGGGGAAATTATACGTAAAACCAACATCATACTGATTCATATATTCTGGCCTCAAAGTGCTTGAACCAACCATTGTATAATACAAATCATTGAATGTTGGCATTCTGAAAATTCGTTTTGCAAAAGCTCTTAAATTGAAATCGTACTTCTTAAACGGTGTATAACCTATAAATATAGCAGGAGTAAATTCGGTTTTGTTGGGTGCTTTGGCATTGTATTTTACTTCTTCGATGACGCGGGTTGCAAGTACATTTCCTAAAACTTTAAAACCTTCATATCGATACGAAGTGGCAAGAGAAACTAAAGCGGTATAACGCTCGCGGAAAAGAAAACTGTGTCTGAATACCTCTTCTAGTTGCATTTAATTTATTGTATTGAAAATCGGTCGACAGCGAAACATCCCAAGTTGGTAAAATGCTGTACATATTAACAGCCGAAAAATAAGCTTCCTGCTGATAATAACTATCATCAGATTGTGCGCCTTCGGTTACGGTTTCTCCTAAAACATTGGTTGTGTCTCTAGCAATATAATGCGTGTAATCGTAAGCAAATTTTCCTTTTAGCTGAAACTTATATTTTTCAGAAACGTCTTTAACTAAGGAAGCCTGAGAGAAAAAATTCTTGTCAAATTGACGAAAACCATCTCGAAACTTATTTTCTACAATAGCTCCTGGAGCGCCTCTTTCAGAATCGTAATAATACACTTTCGCGTCCCAAGCTCCTTTATTTAGTTTCCCAAAAAGCCCAGATTCAAACCTAAAAGCTTCAATATCGCTATTCCATCGCGTTGCTGTAGTATCGTAGGCAGTGCTTCCGTCTTGATTTTTTCTTTTGTATCTAAATTTATATTGTCCATTCGACTTAATGTATTCAGAGCTTACACTCATACTGACTTTATCGCTCAGCTTTTGTTCCCATCTAAAAGAAGGATCGTGATAATTTATAGACATTGTTTTGTAACGAACCAATAGATTTGTTTTTTTATTGCCCGAAAAAGATGGGCGTTTGGTTCGTAAATAAATGGCAGAAGCAGAAGCAAAATCTTTAGCCGATTGAAAAATTTCACTTTTCTGGCCATTGTACATCGTCAACGATTCCATGTCGTCAAGCGAATACTTTCCTAAATCGGTTACACCGTTTTGAGCATTTCCAAGCTGAATTCCGTCATAAAAAACACCAACATGATGCGTGCCCATGTTTCGAACATCAACGGTTTTAAGTCCGCCGACTCCTCCATAATCTTTAATTTGAGTTCCGGCAAAATAACGAAGAGCATCTGCGACATTATGAGTCGCGAGATTTTCGAGCAGAACACCCGAAAGGCTTTGTACAGGAATTACTTCCTGATATGGTTTTCCTTTTAAAACAACTTCTTTTAAAACCCGCGAACTATCAGTCACCGCTTGAGAATGAAGCAAAAAAGGAACAAGTACTACAAAAACAGAAAATAAAGTTTTCTTCAAATTACACATCACGATTTTATTAAATAAACTTTGCGTGATGCAGTAATTACAAAAACATAGAAATAGGCCAACTATCCTAAATAGCAGGTCATTATCTTGTCATCAACTTCATACCACGAAAGTTTTAAACTATGTGATCGTGGCAGGTCTCCTGACTTATTCTATCTTTAAACGGCCTTCTCACCCCGCAAAGCGGTACAATGGCATTAGTAATGTTTAAAGACTTATATAGAACTTACAGTAGCGGGTCTGTTCAGGATTTACACCTGATTCCCTTTTAACTGCTTTTTCTGAATTGAAAAAACAGACCAAAATCAGTCGCAAAGATATAACTCAACTATGGCGTCTGCAAGTTAGAAGTCGGTTTTTTAGTTTTTAATCATGATTAACCATTTGTCTAAAAAGCATTAACGTTCCTTTTTCGTTTCTTTTCCAGACGTTTATACTTTTTCCTTTAACGTTTCCGTGGTTGGTTCCGTCACGCCAATCGACATTATAAAATCCAAATTCTACAATGGCCTTTTTTGTGACAATAACTCCCGAAGTCTGAATGGAGATTTGTTCAATTTTTAAAGTTCCAGGTTTTTCATGCTCTGTAAAATAAGCTGTAATATCTTTTTCTCCAGAAAGAATTGGCGTATAGTACGTTAAATACATCGCATCTGGCGTGAACATTTTTGCATGCTCTGCTCCCAGTCTATTCTGAACCAAATTTTTAATAGAACCGTTTCTTTCTATTACTTCATTAATCAATTTGTCTGACGAAGTGTACTCTTTTGTTAAAGGAACTGTTGTGTCATCAATTTCAGGAATAAATCTATCATCAAAATAACTATTAGCACCCCAAATTTCTGCTTGCGATAGTCATTTTATTTTTAGACGTTTTTTTCCATAAAACCATATATTTTCCTAAATAAGCGTACGGTTTTAAGTCTTTTAAGTGCAGGTTTTCAGTAAAATTTCCAATTTCTAGAATATAATTTCCAAAATCCTGCAATTCTAAAATAGTCTTTTGAAAAGAATTGACTTTTGCCTGATCTAACCATTGTTCATAAAACGCCGCAATCATTTTCTTTCCAACTCTTTGCCTATTATGTTCTGGCATTAACACAGATTGATCTGTATAGAATTTTAGCATCATGTCCTTATTGTTTTCAAATAAGGCACTACAAAAGCAAGCATTATAATCTTCAATTTGTTTTCTAACATCTGAGTCTGTTTTATTTTCTTGAGAAAAAACACTAACTACAAAAAAAAGAAAGGCTAAACTTAACTTAATCATATCTTATTACATTTGATTAAAACATAAAGATACAACATTGATAATCAAAATTTTAAAAACACAAAATTGCATTTAAAAACTGCTTCAGCAGAAACTTGTTTTTATAAAATATAAAGTTAATTTTTAGAAAAATTACATCTTATTGGGCAATAATTAGTTCTATAAAATGTTTATATAAAAGATTATGATGCATCTAATCTTTACATCAACCCTTCAAGATTAATATATACAAAAGATGAAAAAAATATTTTTTATAATTGCCTTTATTTCTTTTTCACTGCACAGTTTTGCACAGGAAATCGATAATAAATTCAAGCCTATTCCGGCAAAAGACGCCACAAAAAAAGAAGTTGTTCCTCCTAAAGAAGCAGCGCCAAAAGAAAACCCGCCTGCTCCTATTGAGAAACCTGCACCGTTACAAGTTAATCCAGACGAATTGTTTAAAGATCAAAATCTATACAAACCAGAGGCTAATGTTGAAGGCATTTTTTATAGAAGAAATCAATTTTTAGGCAATTTCAACACTACAGCGGTTACATCAACTATTATGTATCGCGATGCAGCTTTTGTAGACGGCGATAAAGTAAAAGTATATTTAAACGACAAAGTAATTGAACCCGAAGTATTTTTAACTGGCGACTTTAAAAGCGTAAAAATAAACTTGGTAAAAGGAATCAACAAAATTGATATTGAAGCATTAAACGAAGGTTTTGCCTCTCCAAATACAGCTGAATTTAAAGTTTATGACGATAAAGGTCAGGTTATTTCGTCAAGCGAATGGAATGTTGGAACGGGATACAAAGCAGTTATTGTCTTGGTTAAAGAGTAAAATCTTTCTAACAGAAATCGTTTGAAATCATAAAAAACATTTAAAACTGCTGATCTCAGCAGTTTTTTTGTTGTATATATGTAGTTAACTACGTAGTTTTGTACCTATATTTAATTTACAAGACAAATGCAAATCCAGCCTATACAAAATAAGTACGAAAATGAAATCGTAGATTTGATTTTAAACATTCAGCAAAAAGAATTTAATGTTCCTGTTACTCTAGAAGATCAGCCAGATTTATTGGATATTGAGAATTTCTATTATAAACCAGGCGGAATTTTTCTTGGCGCTTTTATAGAAGAAAAATTAGTAGGCACAATCGCTTTGGTAAAATTCAATTCTGAAGCTGGAGCCATCAGAAAAATGTTCGTAAAAAAAGAATACCGAGGAAAAGAATTTCAAATCGCTCAACAATTATTAGAACAACTAATTGCTTATAGCAAAGAAAAAGGAATTAAAGACTTATATTTAGGAACGGTTACACTGTTACAAGTCTGCTTTACGTTTTTATGAGAAAAATAATTTTGTTACGATACCAAAAGAAACGCTCCCAACAGATTTTCCGTTAATGAGGCCCGACAATGTATTTTGTCATTTAAAACTAAATCAATAGAAATGAACATAATTGACGAAATTGGAATATTAGCCATATCAACGCGATTGCAACGTCTGAGCGAGCAACTTCGCAAAGACGGTGCATTAGTCTATAAATCTTTCGACATTGATTTTGAACCGAAATGGTTTCCTGTAATTTACACGCTCCATATCAAAGAAATGCTGAGTGTTGTCGAAATTGCAAATGAAATTGGTTATAGCCATCCGTCAACTATAAGTTTATTGAAGGAATTAGAAAAGCAAAAAATTATTAGTTCTAAAAAAGACAAATTGGACGAACGCAAAAGATTGATTGTTCTTACTGCCAAAGGAAAAGAGCTGGTATTAA
It encodes:
- a CDS encoding TonB-dependent receptor domain-containing protein yields the protein MQLEEVFRHSFLFRERYTALVSLATSYRYEGFKVLGNVLATRVIEEVKYNAKAPNKTEFTPAIFIGYTPFKKYDFNLRAFAKRIFRMPTFNDLYYTMVGSSTLRPEYMNQYDVGFTYNFPVREGFFDTFSFQADAYYTNTKDKIIAAPTGNLFRWMMTNIGQVKGKGIETVLNMSTHIDKVNLTANLTYTYSQSQDFTKFVGLEMSSYGDQIPYTPWHSGSGILNAGYKSWNFNYSFIYVGKRYNGNVNNIKVNEVQPWYTHDLAVQKSFAFRNYKLNGAIEMNNAFNQQYEVIYNYPMPGRTFKFIISFEL
- a CDS encoding TonB-dependent receptor, whose protein sequence is MKKTLFSVFVVLVPFLLHSQAVTDSSRVLKEVVLKGKPYQEVIPVQSLSGVLLENLATHNVADALRYFAGTQIKDYGGVGGLKTVDVRNMGTHHVGVFYDGIQLGNAQNGVTDLGKYSLDDMESLTMYNGQKSEIFQSAKDFASASAIYLRTKRPSFSGNKKTNLLVRYKTMSINYHDPSFRWEQKLSDKVSMSVSSEYIKSNGQYKFRYKRKNQDGSTAYDTTATRWNSDIEAFRFESGLFGKLNKGAWDAKVYYYDSERGAPGAIVENKFRDGFRQFDKNFFSQASLVKDVSEKYKFQLKGKFAYDYTHYIARDTTNVLGETVTEGAQSDDSYYQQEAYFSAVNMYSILPTWDVSLSTDFQYNKLNATRRGIQTQFSFPRALYRFSFSCHFVSI
- a CDS encoding DUF4440 domain-containing protein, with protein sequence MINEVIERNGSIKNLVQNRLGAEHAKMFTPDAMYLTYYTPILSGEKDITAYFTEHEKPGTLKIEQISIQTSGVIVTKKAIVEFGFYNVDWRDGTNHGNVKGKSINVWKRNEKGTLMLFRQMVNHD
- a CDS encoding YybH family protein gives rise to the protein MIKLSLAFLFFVVSVFSQENKTDSDVRKQIEDYNACFCSALFENNKDMMLKFYTDQSVLMPEHNRQRVGKKMIAAFYEQWLDQAKVNSFQKTILELQDFGNYILEIGNFTENLHLKDLKPYAYLGKYMVLWKKTSKNKMTIASRNLGC
- a CDS encoding GNAT family N-acetyltransferase encodes the protein MQIQPIQNKYENEIVDLILNIQQKEFNVPVTLEDQPDLLDIENFYYKPGGIFLGAFIEEKLVGTIALVKFNSEAGAIRKMFVKKEYRGKEFQIAQQLLEQLIAYSKEKGIKDLYLGTVTLLQVCFTFL
- a CDS encoding MarR family winged helix-turn-helix transcriptional regulator, producing MNIIDEIGILAISTRLQRLSEQLRKDGALVYKSFDIDFEPKWFPVIYTLHIKEMLSVVEIANEIGYSHPSTISLLKELEKQKIISSKKDKLDERKRLIVLTAKGKELVLKMRPVWTIMKNALNEIADNQNNLLKAIEEAEQKLATQGFFQRISELKS